Proteins encoded by one window of Nitrospirota bacterium:
- the hisH gene encoding imidazole glycerol phosphate synthase subunit HisH, with amino-acid sequence MIAIVDYGMGNIRSVEKGFLKAGADVRVTADPKVIADAKGIVLPGVGAFKDCMGNLDKLSLLDVIVKEIEKGKPYLGICLGLQILFTESEEFGLCRGMNVLKGKVVKFKFDGNQQSAVSSQQLKIPHMGWNTVRLVRTPPLFEEIPDRSYFYFVHSYYVVPEQEAVVAARTGYGVDFVSMVWKDNICATQFHPEKSQDRGLKILEGFDKFVMRNG; translated from the coding sequence ATGATTGCGATAGTCGATTACGGGATGGGCAACATACGGAGCGTCGAGAAGGGGTTTCTCAAGGCGGGCGCCGATGTCAGGGTCACCGCCGATCCCAAGGTCATTGCCGATGCGAAGGGCATCGTGCTCCCCGGCGTGGGGGCCTTCAAGGACTGCATGGGCAACCTCGACAAGCTGAGCCTTCTCGACGTGATTGTCAAGGAGATCGAGAAGGGCAAGCCCTATCTCGGCATCTGTCTCGGCCTGCAGATCCTCTTCACCGAGTCCGAAGAGTTCGGGCTCTGCAGGGGGATGAATGTGCTCAAGGGGAAGGTAGTCAAATTCAAGTTCGACGGCAATCAGCAGTCAGCAGTCAGCAGTCAGCAACTCAAGATTCCCCACATGGGATGGAATACGGTGAGGCTGGTCAGGACGCCGCCTCTTTTCGAGGAGATTCCGGACCGCTCTTATTTTTATTTCGTCCATTCCTACTATGTGGTCCCCGAGCAGGAAGCGGTGGTCGCGGCGCGGACCGGCTACGGCGTCGATTTTGTGTCCATGGTATGGAAAGACAATATCTGCGCCACTCAATTCCATCCCGAAAAGAGCCAGGATAGGGGCTTGAAGATCCTGGAAGGGTTCGATAAATTCGTGATGCGTAACGGGTGA
- a CDS encoding DNA internalization-related competence protein ComEC/Rec2 produces the protein MSYFGAFIVGVAWYHASRFFPFSSSVLAALLFIFAATRRRSGTGEGAGRSRMLLFCCALAALAASGFFHARAHHAATAAADGKRTITASGVARESAAPLRTRPLQFVQTVDLDRAVDGSGAPVSLREVRLITGTALSPDEPYAITATLSGTGPLLNPGMSRTGGLAFPRAYAVSVEKEKGAPGGLFGTARMRLRNGIKSDFSEQSASFLLSILIGDRALLTREVRDAFNATGLAHILSISGTHFGLLFIVVFAVFRALFRYLPYRMLVRVTRYATPSQIAAACSLPFIIVYLGISSGGIPALRAFIMILVFLFALLIQRRGLWLVTLLCAAAVILLLHPAGLGDLSFQLSFIAVLCIGIAVELRRSAPEGGAPRDGAFVRESMPRKAAASLRRFAVSSALISSAAALGTAPLVAYSFHYVSLIAPVTNLLITPLIGAILLPTALLSSFVFLLFDRFPFSSLIDMLTASVLSLVERAARLPGASLSVPAFPPALLVSFYGALLIFIFMAAGAYRSGKREQAGWTARRHWALLALGVVPFAIYVVITAAAPGQLCVTFLDVGQGDAAVAELPDGKVLVIDTGSNGFPVSAFLRSRGITTIDALILSHGQSDHAGGLDALIDDVAVKELWDNGRLYYSGWPEGHPDTIAHRGLSRGDAVRGKGYVIDILHPYPEFYSAGPPRSEDNNASLAFRLQGRTVSFLFAGDLEKEGLENIAHLGAHLKSTVLKAPHHGSRSSASAAFFRHAAPEVAVFSVGRNNRYGHPHEAVTSLLVGAEVLRTDRDGAVAVCERPDSGIAIKRARDLLLREASTLHDEVVNFKNLFLVW, from the coding sequence ATGAGCTATTTCGGTGCGTTCATCGTCGGGGTCGCGTGGTATCATGCATCCCGTTTTTTTCCGTTCTCTTCATCCGTCCTCGCCGCGCTTCTCTTCATCTTCGCTGCAACAAGGCGCCGGTCCGGTACCGGTGAGGGAGCTGGCCGCAGCAGGATGCTGCTCTTTTGTTGCGCGCTCGCCGCTCTCGCCGCTTCCGGCTTTTTCCATGCGCGGGCTCACCACGCGGCAACGGCTGCTGCCGACGGGAAGCGCACGATCACCGCGAGCGGCGTCGCGAGAGAGAGCGCGGCGCCGCTCCGGACGCGACCCCTTCAATTCGTGCAGACGGTCGATCTCGACCGGGCGGTTGACGGCAGCGGCGCGCCGGTATCCTTGAGAGAGGTGCGCCTCATCACCGGTACGGCACTCTCGCCCGACGAGCCCTACGCCATTACCGCTACCCTCTCCGGGACCGGGCCCCTGCTGAACCCGGGCATGAGCCGGACGGGCGGGCTCGCTTTCCCCCGTGCCTATGCCGTTTCGGTGGAAAAGGAGAAGGGTGCGCCGGGAGGGCTTTTCGGGACGGCACGGATGCGGCTGCGCAATGGCATCAAAAGCGATTTTTCGGAGCAGTCGGCGTCGTTTCTCCTCTCGATCCTCATCGGGGACCGCGCGCTCCTGACCAGGGAGGTGCGCGACGCCTTCAACGCTACGGGGCTCGCCCACATCCTGAGTATATCGGGCACTCATTTCGGGCTGCTCTTCATCGTCGTCTTCGCGGTCTTCAGGGCTCTTTTTAGGTATCTGCCTTACCGGATGCTCGTCCGGGTGACGCGGTATGCGACGCCGTCCCAGATCGCGGCAGCCTGCTCTCTTCCGTTTATCATCGTGTATCTCGGCATCTCTTCGGGGGGCATTCCTGCCCTCCGGGCGTTCATCATGATCCTGGTCTTTCTCTTCGCCCTCCTCATACAACGCCGCGGGCTCTGGCTCGTTACCCTGCTCTGCGCGGCTGCGGTGATCCTCCTGCTGCACCCTGCCGGGCTGGGCGATCTGTCGTTTCAGCTCTCCTTTATCGCGGTGCTGTGTATCGGCATCGCGGTGGAGCTCCGGCGCAGCGCCCCTGAAGGCGGGGCTCCCCGCGACGGAGCGTTTGTCCGGGAGAGCATGCCCCGAAAAGCGGCTGCCTCACTGCGGCGGTTTGCCGTCTCGTCCGCGCTCATCTCCTCTGCCGCCGCACTCGGCACCGCGCCGCTGGTGGCGTATTCGTTCCATTACGTCTCTCTCATCGCTCCGGTAACCAATCTGCTCATTACGCCGCTCATCGGGGCGATCCTCCTCCCGACGGCATTGCTCTCATCGTTTGTCTTCCTCCTCTTCGACCGGTTCCCTTTCTCGTCGCTTATCGACATGCTTACGGCATCGGTGCTCTCCCTGGTCGAGCGCGCTGCCCGGCTCCCCGGCGCCTCCCTCTCTGTCCCGGCATTCCCTCCGGCGCTGCTCGTATCTTTTTACGGCGCTCTCCTCATCTTCATCTTTATGGCGGCCGGTGCGTATCGCAGCGGAAAACGGGAACAGGCCGGGTGGACTGCACGGCGGCACTGGGCGCTCCTCGCCCTCGGGGTCGTTCCTTTCGCGATCTATGTCGTCATTACGGCCGCTGCTCCGGGACAGCTCTGCGTCACCTTCCTCGATGTAGGGCAGGGCGACGCAGCAGTGGCCGAGCTGCCCGACGGCAAGGTGCTGGTGATCGATACCGGGAGCAATGGGTTCCCCGTCTCCGCATTCCTCCGGTCGAGAGGAATAACGACGATCGATGCGCTCATCCTCTCGCACGGCCAGTCCGACCATGCGGGCGGTCTGGATGCGCTCATCGATGACGTTGCCGTGAAGGAGCTGTGGGATAACGGCCGCCTGTATTACTCCGGGTGGCCGGAGGGGCATCCGGATACGATAGCGCATCGGGGCCTTTCGAGAGGGGATGCAGTACGGGGAAAGGGGTATGTAATAGATATCCTCCACCCGTACCCGGAATTCTATTCCGCCGGCCCCCCTCGCTCCGAGGATAACAACGCCTCCCTGGCCTTCAGGCTCCAGGGGCGAACGGTCTCATTCCTCTTCGCCGGCGATCTCGAAAAGGAGGGGCTCGAAAATATCGCTCATCTCGGCGCGCATCTGAAGAGCACCGTCCTGAAGGCGCCGCACCACGGCAGCAGGTCGTCCGCATCGGCGGCGTTCTTCCGGCACGCCGCCCCCGAGGTGGCGGTATTCAGCGTGGGCCGCAATAACCGGTACGGCCATCCGCACGAGGCGGTCACGTCGCTGCTGGTTGGCGCGGAGGTCCTCAGGACCGACAGGGACGGCGCGGTGGCGGTCTGCGAGAGGCCGGACAGCGGTATCGCGATCAAACGGGCGCGGGATCTGCTGCTCCGGGAGGCCTCGACCCTGCATGATGAAGTCGTTAATTTTAAAAATCTTTTTCTCGTATGGTAA
- the glmM gene encoding phosphoglucosamine mutase, giving the protein MKLFGTDGIRGRVNRFPMTPETVLRVGMAIASVLRNEHGRHMVLIGKDTRLSGYMIESALTSGICSGGMDVTLVGPIPTPGVAYLTRALRLDAGIVISASHNPFEDNGIKIFSSSGFKLSDEIEAEIERLAADESFPGKRLTGERIGRAYRLDDAAGRYIEYIKSTIPRGANLEGLKVVVDCANGAAYKVTPWVLRELGAEVLSINDKPNGININDNCGSLHLDCIAQEVREHGAHLGVAHDGDADRTLLVDDKGAVADGDLILGAWAAELKKEGGLKGDTVVATVMSNLGLEKYLERLDIKLIRAKVGDRYVVEEMLRGGYNLGGEQSGHIISFDCNTTGDGPVTALQMLYLMRKRNKLFSEMTRDIELFPQVLLNIPVAEKKDIKKIPEAVKAIDEATAALGDKGRILVRPSGTEPKIRVMVEAESDDLAQRVAGDVAAVIQKKLGHS; this is encoded by the coding sequence ATGAAACTGTTCGGCACCGACGGCATCAGGGGCAGAGTGAATAGATTCCCCATGACCCCCGAGACGGTCTTGCGGGTGGGAATGGCTATCGCGTCCGTCTTGAGAAACGAGCACGGCCGGCACATGGTGCTGATCGGCAAGGATACGAGGCTCTCGGGCTACATGATCGAGAGCGCGCTCACCTCGGGCATCTGCTCGGGGGGCATGGATGTGACCCTCGTCGGTCCCATCCCGACCCCGGGGGTCGCCTATCTCACCCGGGCGCTGCGGCTCGACGCCGGCATCGTCATCTCCGCCTCTCATAACCCGTTCGAGGACAACGGGATCAAGATCTTCTCCTCGAGCGGCTTCAAGCTCTCCGACGAGATCGAGGCGGAGATAGAGCGGCTGGCTGCCGACGAGAGCTTTCCGGGGAAACGGCTGACCGGGGAGCGGATCGGCAGGGCGTACCGTCTCGACGACGCCGCCGGAAGATACATCGAATACATAAAATCGACGATCCCGCGGGGAGCCAACCTCGAGGGCCTCAAGGTCGTCGTCGATTGCGCCAACGGCGCAGCCTACAAGGTCACGCCCTGGGTGCTGCGCGAGCTCGGCGCCGAGGTGCTCTCCATAAACGACAAACCGAACGGTATCAACATCAACGACAATTGCGGCTCGCTGCATCTCGACTGCATCGCCCAGGAGGTCAGGGAGCACGGCGCTCACCTCGGCGTTGCCCACGACGGCGATGCCGACCGGACCCTCCTCGTCGATGACAAGGGAGCGGTCGCCGACGGCGATCTGATCCTCGGCGCATGGGCGGCGGAGCTCAAGAAAGAGGGCGGGCTCAAAGGCGATACGGTCGTTGCAACGGTCATGAGCAATCTCGGTCTCGAGAAGTACCTCGAGCGGCTGGATATAAAGCTGATACGGGCCAAGGTGGGCGACCGCTATGTCGTCGAAGAGATGCTGCGCGGCGGCTACAATCTCGGCGGGGAGCAGTCGGGGCATATCATCTCGTTCGACTGCAACACCACCGGGGATGGGCCGGTCACGGCGCTCCAGATGCTCTACCTCATGCGCAAGAGGAACAAGCTCTTTTCCGAGATGACCCGCGATATCGAGCTCTTCCCGCAGGTGCTCCTCAACATTCCCGTAGCCGAGAAAAAGGACATCAAGAAGATCCCCGAAGCCGTGAAGGCGATCGATGAGGCGACGGCGGCCCTCGGCGACAAGGGCCGCATACTGGTGCGGCCTTCCGGTACCGAGCCGAAGATCAGGGTCATGGTGGAGGCCGAGAGCGACGACCTCGCACAGCGCGTGGCCGGGGACGTAGCCGCAGTCATTCAGAAGAAACTGGGTCATAGCTGA
- a CDS encoding CdaR family protein: MKHIVFSNAGLKVLAVGLAISMWFFVTYRGQSEMAVEAPIVFKNIPKGLELQKESVKSVVLNLRGHERLLKNLRPADIGVVVDLSAARKGEATYYFDKGGIATPRTVEILRIEPTHVRVVLDESVTKVVPVKVPLVGTPERGYRVVSVEVKPSSVAVAGAQAELARIAVLRTEPVDITGLDSDIHQSIKLNPGGRNIRTALSEVTVSIAIKRVER, from the coding sequence ATGAAGCATATCGTGTTCAGCAATGCGGGTCTGAAGGTGCTCGCCGTCGGGCTCGCGATCTCGATGTGGTTTTTCGTGACCTACCGGGGCCAGTCGGAGATGGCGGTCGAGGCGCCGATCGTATTCAAGAACATACCGAAAGGGCTGGAGCTCCAGAAAGAGAGCGTCAAGAGCGTGGTGCTGAACCTCCGGGGGCACGAACGCCTGTTGAAGAATCTCCGGCCCGCGGATATCGGGGTGGTGGTCGATCTCTCGGCAGCCCGCAAAGGCGAAGCGACCTACTACTTCGATAAAGGCGGCATCGCCACCCCGCGGACGGTCGAGATCCTGCGTATCGAGCCGACGCATGTCAGGGTGGTGCTCGATGAGTCGGTAACCAAGGTGGTGCCCGTGAAGGTGCCGCTCGTCGGTACGCCCGAGCGGGGCTACCGGGTGGTCTCGGTAGAGGTGAAACCCTCTTCGGTAGCGGTAGCGGGCGCACAGGCGGAGCTGGCGCGGATCGCCGTGCTGAGGACCGAGCCGGTGGATATCACCGGCCTCGATTCCGATATCCACCAGAGTATCAAGCTCAATCCGGGCGGCAGGAACATACGGACGGCGCTGTCGGAGGTAACGGTGAGTATCGCGATCAAGAGGGTTGAACGATGA
- the cdaA gene encoding diadenylate cyclase CdaA — protein sequence MLELFGQLRWQDLVDIVIVAVIIYRLLLIMKGTKAAQMLLGLGVLLIASFFAKYLQLYTMDWIIQSFWAQVVIVLIILFQPEIRRALAQMGESSFFQNITVAEELKSLEEIVRGTIALANRKVGALIVIEREVSLKDYVEMGTQLDAKVSKELLLSIFHPTSPIHDGAIIIRGNRVVAAGCFLPITLGSEVSRALGTRHRAGIGITEETDAVAIVVSEETGTISVAMSDKFVTHVDMGTLREMLTELFTATKKSKAVPRSPEALANK from the coding sequence GTGCTGGAATTGTTCGGACAGCTCAGGTGGCAGGACCTCGTCGATATCGTCATTGTAGCGGTCATCATCTACCGCCTGCTCCTGATCATGAAAGGAACAAAGGCCGCCCAGATGCTCCTCGGGCTCGGCGTGCTGCTCATCGCCTCTTTCTTCGCCAAGTACCTGCAGCTCTATACCATGGACTGGATCATCCAGAGCTTCTGGGCGCAGGTCGTGATCGTGCTGATCATCCTCTTTCAGCCCGAGATCAGGAGGGCCCTCGCCCAGATGGGGGAGTCGTCCTTCTTCCAGAATATCACGGTCGCGGAGGAGCTGAAGTCGCTCGAGGAGATCGTGCGCGGCACCATCGCCCTGGCGAACCGCAAGGTGGGTGCGCTGATCGTCATCGAGCGCGAGGTCAGCCTGAAGGACTATGTCGAGATGGGGACCCAGCTCGATGCGAAGGTTTCGAAGGAACTGCTGCTGAGCATCTTCCATCCCACATCGCCGATCCATGACGGCGCGATCATCATCCGGGGCAACAGGGTGGTCGCCGCAGGCTGTTTTCTCCCCATCACCCTCGGCTCCGAGGTGAGCAGGGCACTGGGGACGAGGCATCGCGCCGGCATCGGGATCACCGAGGAGACGGACGCGGTGGCGATCGTCGTCTCCGAGGAGACCGGAACGATCTCGGTCGCGATGAGCGACAAGTTCGTCACCCATGTCGATATGGGGACCCTGCGGGAGATGCTGACCGAGCTCTTTACAGCGACCAAGAAGAGCAAAGCCGTGCCGAGGAGTCCCGAGGCGCTGGCGAATAAATAA
- a CDS encoding FAD-dependent oxidoreductase: protein MTQPVCYWNHKTQEEALPLRYADKDVAAIVGWGGVQIFKPDIDVIDLCYEYSQAIVESSCGQCVPCRVGTSVLSDIFKRFIKGKGKPDDLEMIRMLSETISRTSRCEIGRSSPEAFLYLLEHYRDDFEAAANGKKRGRRKYRYRSIRTAPCMQACPIHLDIPRYIEAIRLGKFREALDIIRQKLPLPGVVGRVCVRPCESNCRRSLLDEPLQIKHLKRFVADYAAEGRTMPKVLEWKSHREKFFYELATTSGPTLEKKEPNGMKVAIIGAGPAGLTCAYILAHQGYAVTIYEALPEPGGMAAVGIPDYRLPRPVLRREIEEIEALGVTVVYGKGLGTHFTLDYLEKEGYRAVFIGMGCHCHKRMEIEGEDHGYYGYIPGVQFLRSVNLGFFDELPKGKKVAVIGGGNVAIDCVRSAFRVGFEESHLVYRRSRKEMPADAVEITDAEAEGVQFHFLTAPKRIIGESGKVTGLECLRMELGEPDASGRRRPVEVPGSEFVIPVEVIVSAIGQEGDSACICRLPGVQVTKKGTIAVNEHLMTTRMGVFAGGDCVTGPDVLIRACAHGRRAGLKIDAFLNEGKVEHFDEEEDEAFLNQLQVFDPAERVNMPGGVKRIPIRHEPAVARKKDFREVDKGYTVQEAMDEAGRCLRCYRVVTYACK, encoded by the coding sequence ATGACACAGCCGGTCTGCTACTGGAACCACAAGACGCAGGAGGAGGCGCTCCCCCTCCGCTATGCCGATAAGGATGTCGCCGCTATCGTCGGGTGGGGCGGCGTCCAGATTTTCAAGCCCGATATCGATGTCATCGACCTCTGCTACGAGTATTCGCAGGCGATAGTGGAGAGCTCCTGCGGCCAGTGTGTTCCCTGCAGAGTAGGGACCTCGGTGCTGTCCGACATCTTCAAGCGGTTCATCAAGGGAAAGGGCAAGCCGGACGACCTCGAGATGATACGCATGCTCTCCGAGACGATCTCCCGGACCTCGCGCTGCGAGATCGGACGGAGCTCGCCGGAAGCGTTTCTCTACCTCCTGGAACACTACCGCGATGACTTCGAGGCAGCGGCGAACGGGAAGAAGAGGGGCAGGCGCAAGTACCGTTACCGCTCTATCAGGACCGCTCCCTGCATGCAGGCGTGCCCGATCCACCTGGATATCCCGAGGTACATAGAAGCGATCAGGCTCGGCAAGTTCCGCGAGGCCCTCGATATCATCCGCCAGAAGCTTCCCCTTCCCGGCGTCGTCGGAAGGGTCTGCGTGAGGCCGTGCGAATCCAACTGCCGGCGCAGCCTCCTCGACGAGCCACTCCAGATAAAGCACCTGAAGCGGTTTGTTGCGGATTACGCTGCCGAGGGGAGAACGATGCCGAAGGTGCTCGAGTGGAAGAGCCACCGGGAGAAGTTTTTCTATGAGCTCGCGACCACCTCGGGACCCACGCTGGAGAAGAAGGAGCCCAACGGCATGAAGGTCGCCATTATCGGCGCCGGTCCCGCAGGGCTTACCTGCGCCTATATCCTTGCCCATCAGGGCTACGCGGTGACCATCTACGAGGCGCTCCCCGAACCGGGCGGCATGGCTGCGGTCGGCATCCCCGATTACCGGCTGCCCCGGCCCGTGCTGCGCAGGGAGATCGAGGAGATCGAGGCGCTGGGCGTGACCGTTGTCTACGGCAAGGGGCTCGGTACCCACTTTACGCTCGACTACCTCGAGAAAGAGGGGTACCGGGCGGTCTTCATCGGCATGGGCTGCCATTGCCACAAGAGGATGGAGATAGAGGGAGAGGACCATGGTTATTACGGATACATACCGGGTGTCCAGTTTCTCCGCTCGGTGAATCTCGGCTTCTTCGACGAGCTGCCGAAGGGAAAGAAAGTGGCGGTCATCGGCGGCGGCAACGTCGCGATCGATTGCGTCCGGAGCGCCTTCAGGGTGGGCTTCGAAGAATCCCACCTCGTCTACCGGAGATCCCGCAAGGAGATGCCCGCCGACGCCGTCGAGATCACCGATGCGGAGGCGGAAGGCGTGCAGTTCCATTTCCTGACGGCGCCGAAGAGGATCATCGGCGAGAGCGGGAAGGTCACCGGCCTGGAATGCCTGCGCATGGAGCTCGGCGAGCCCGACGCGTCGGGCAGGAGGAGGCCGGTGGAGGTGCCGGGCTCCGAGTTCGTCATCCCTGTGGAAGTGATCGTTTCCGCTATCGGGCAGGAGGGCGACTCGGCCTGCATCTGCAGGCTTCCCGGCGTGCAGGTGACCAAGAAAGGCACCATCGCCGTCAACGAGCATCTCATGACAACGCGCATGGGCGTCTTTGCCGGGGGCGACTGCGTGACCGGGCCGGATGTCCTCATCAGGGCCTGCGCACACGGGCGGCGCGCCGGCCTGAAGATCGACGCTTTCCTGAATGAAGGAAAGGTCGAACACTTCGATGAGGAGGAGGACGAGGCGTTCCTGAACCAGCTCCAGGTCTTCGATCCCGCGGAGCGGGTGAATATGCCCGGCGGCGTAAAGCGTATCCCCATCAGGCACGAGCCGGCGGTAGCGAGGAAGAAGGACTTCAGAGAGGTCGATAAAGGCTATACCGTACAGGAGGCGATGGACGAGGCGGGCCGCTGCCTGCGGTGCTACCGCGTCGTCACCTATGCCTGTAAATAA
- a CDS encoding 2Fe-2S iron-sulfur cluster-binding protein, with protein MVRLTINGNAVEAEEGTTVLEAARQAGIGIPTLCYHRALAPQGACRLCIVEVEGPGLDRTVATSCNLKITNGLVVETDSPLIVEMRKTILALVFPDLVSSPALLSAARGEGTGTKALAAEKEGSCALCGQCVRVCRDRIGAAALSFGTSGKNRNRVVEYVVLSKEDCIGCGTCAQVCPVGIITVEDKGAVRRIFRSGKEVNRVRLIGCESCGTPIATEKFVDSVRFRLSGHPEARVHNLCPECARNHYAAAMAEGIPVNGGRNES; from the coding sequence ATGGTACGGCTGACGATCAACGGTAACGCGGTGGAGGCTGAAGAGGGGACTACCGTCCTCGAGGCGGCCCGCCAGGCGGGCATCGGTATCCCCACCCTCTGTTATCACCGGGCGCTCGCCCCGCAGGGCGCCTGCCGGCTCTGCATTGTCGAGGTGGAGGGGCCCGGCCTGGATCGTACGGTTGCCACGTCCTGCAACCTGAAGATAACGAACGGCCTCGTCGTCGAGACGGACTCCCCCCTGATCGTGGAGATGCGGAAGACTATCCTCGCGCTGGTCTTTCCCGATCTCGTCTCGAGCCCCGCGCTCCTTTCGGCGGCGAGGGGCGAAGGAACAGGGACGAAGGCGCTCGCCGCAGAAAAGGAAGGCAGCTGCGCGCTCTGCGGCCAGTGCGTCAGGGTCTGCCGCGACCGCATCGGTGCCGCAGCGCTCTCCTTCGGCACGTCGGGAAAGAACAGGAACAGGGTGGTCGAGTATGTCGTGCTCTCGAAGGAGGACTGCATCGGCTGCGGCACCTGCGCCCAGGTCTGTCCTGTCGGCATCATAACCGTCGAGGACAAGGGGGCGGTCCGGAGGATCTTCCGCTCCGGGAAAGAGGTCAACCGGGTCAGGCTTATCGGCTGCGAGTCCTGCGGGACCCCGATCGCAACCGAAAAGTTCGTCGATTCGGTCCGCTTCAGGCTCTCGGGGCATCCCGAGGCGCGGGTGCATAATCTCTGCCCCGAATGCGCCCGCAACCATTATGCCGCGGCAATGGCCGAGGGAATCCCGGTAAACGGGGGGAGGAACGAATCATGA
- a CDS encoding FAD-dependent oxidoreductase — protein sequence MSYVIIGNSYAAVGAIEAIRQVDRDTAITVISDEPYRCYARPLITFWLGRATATRNMYYRPADFYKRKKVEPMLGRRAASIDFSGRAVLLENGDRVAYDKLLIATGGKPFIPPIKGYTPGVKHVHTFTKWDDAKALYALSKRHKKAVVIGGGLIGLKASEGLNDVGVDTTIVELGPRVLAVALDEYSGQVASRRLNDNGIKTVTGVTAQEILVNKKNEVTGVVLQDGRRMECGILVLAIGVRPNVDLVKDTGVSVERGIVTDERMQTTVPGVYAAGDVVQNYNILMARQDVIAIVPLAYEQGRVAGLNMAGRHAEYKGGIGMNSVEIYGLPIMTMGLTNPVSESQQSEVLVEGEIYRKFVFEGNRLVGAILMGQVDCGGVLTHLIRSKRDVEPLKEYIRRGDLLALSAFIKTECSCYSPEWVRAQESGFYFYK from the coding sequence ATGAGCTATGTGATTATCGGTAATTCGTATGCTGCCGTCGGCGCCATCGAGGCGATCAGGCAGGTTGACCGGGATACCGCGATCACCGTGATATCGGATGAACCCTACCGGTGCTACGCGCGGCCGCTCATCACCTTCTGGCTCGGCAGGGCGACCGCGACGAGGAACATGTACTACCGCCCCGCCGACTTCTATAAGAGGAAAAAGGTCGAGCCGATGCTGGGGAGGCGGGCGGCCTCGATCGATTTCAGCGGCAGAGCGGTCCTTCTCGAGAACGGCGACAGGGTCGCCTATGACAAGCTCCTTATCGCGACGGGAGGGAAGCCTTTCATCCCACCGATCAAGGGATACACTCCCGGCGTGAAGCATGTCCATACCTTTACCAAATGGGACGATGCGAAAGCCCTTTATGCGTTGAGCAAGAGACACAAGAAGGCAGTCGTCATCGGCGGCGGCCTTATCGGCCTGAAGGCTTCCGAGGGCCTGAACGATGTCGGGGTCGATACGACGATCGTGGAGCTGGGGCCGAGGGTGCTTGCCGTCGCTCTCGACGAGTACTCGGGACAGGTCGCGAGCAGGCGCCTCAACGACAACGGCATCAAGACGGTTACCGGCGTTACGGCGCAGGAGATCCTGGTAAACAAGAAGAACGAGGTGACAGGCGTTGTCCTGCAGGACGGCAGGCGGATGGAGTGCGGCATCCTGGTCCTCGCGATAGGAGTGCGTCCCAATGTCGATCTGGTAAAAGATACGGGAGTGAGCGTCGAGCGCGGCATCGTGACGGACGAGAGGATGCAGACGACGGTACCCGGCGTCTACGCTGCAGGGGATGTGGTCCAGAATTACAACATTCTCATGGCCCGGCAGGATGTCATTGCGATCGTGCCGCTCGCCTATGAGCAGGGGAGGGTTGCAGGGCTGAACATGGCGGGCCGGCATGCGGAGTACAAGGGCGGCATCGGCATGAATTCGGTAGAGATCTACGGTCTCCCCATCATGACCATGGGGCTCACCAACCCCGTGAGTGAATCACAGCAGTCGGAGGTCCTGGTGGAAGGGGAGATCTATCGGAAGTTCGTCTTCGAGGGGAACAGGCTCGTGGGCGCTATCCTCATGGGCCAGGTGGATTGCGGAGGGGTGCTGACCCATCTGATCCGCAGCAAGCGCGATGTAGAGCCGCTCAAGGAATACATCCGCAGAGGCGACCTCCTCGCCCTCTCGGCGTTTATCAAGACCGAGTGCTCGTGCTATTCCCCGGAATGGGTCAGGGCGCAGGAGAGCGGGTTTTATTTTTATAAATGA
- a CDS encoding 4Fe-4S dicluster domain-containing protein — MGKKRSANKVKRGEFLISREQCDGCGECVVQCKKTLESGEPCIQIVTVGERYVPIVCQNCQDAPCITACMPGCRYKDEKHNRVVTDYKRCVGCWMCVMLCPFGAITRVPKKEGEHFGVARKCDGCLDRTEAPCMTVCKARGLQITDPNAYSAEKRKKAARTYTTIIDGETE, encoded by the coding sequence GTGGGAAAAAAGAGGAGTGCGAACAAGGTGAAGAGAGGCGAATTCTTGATCTCCCGCGAGCAGTGCGACGGATGCGGGGAGTGCGTGGTCCAGTGCAAAAAGACGCTTGAAAGCGGCGAGCCGTGCATACAGATTGTGACCGTCGGCGAACGATATGTCCCCATCGTCTGCCAGAACTGCCAGGACGCTCCCTGCATTACCGCCTGCATGCCCGGCTGCAGATACAAGGACGAGAAGCATAATCGCGTCGTGACCGACTATAAACGCTGCGTCGGGTGCTGGATGTGCGTCATGCTCTGCCCCTTCGGGGCGATCACGAGGGTCCCGAAGAAAGAGGGTGAGCACTTCGGCGTTGCGCGCAAGTGCGACGGCTGCCTCGACAGGACCGAGGCCCCCTGCATGACCGTATGCAAAGCCAGAGGCCTGCAGATAACGGACCCCAACGCCTATTCCGCGGAAAAGCGGAAGAAGGCCGCCCGCACCTATACGACGATCATCGACGGAGAGACGGAATGA